The following proteins are encoded in a genomic region of Maribacter hydrothermalis:
- a CDS encoding VOC family protein: MRIEHIAIWVSDLEKMRAFYETYFNAVAGEKYHNPSKEFTSYFLSFTEGARLELMHKPSIQLATDKEIYTGIIHFAMSVGTKDKVNTLTEKLRADNYTIAGEPRTTGDGYYESVILDPEGNQIEITI; this comes from the coding sequence ATGAGAATAGAACACATTGCTATTTGGGTAAGCGATTTAGAGAAAATGCGTGCATTTTATGAAACTTATTTTAATGCGGTAGCAGGGGAAAAATATCATAATCCTAGCAAAGAGTTTACTTCCTATTTTTTAAGTTTTACAGAGGGTGCTCGGTTAGAACTAATGCATAAACCAAGCATACAATTGGCTACCGATAAGGAAATATATACCGGTATTATACATTTTGCGATGTCAGTAGGGACAAAGGACAAGGTAAATACATTGACTGAGAAACTTAGAGCTGATAACTACACAATTGCCGGGGAACCAAGAACTACAGGCGATGGATATTACGAAAGCGTCATCCTAGACCCAGAAGGAAATCAAATAGAAATCACTATTTAA